From Pangasianodon hypophthalmus isolate fPanHyp1 chromosome 10, fPanHyp1.pri, whole genome shotgun sequence:
TCttgtcttcctgtttttgaggcttatgAGTGGTTTACATGTGGTGAACGTGTGGTAAACCCTTTGTATTTATTCTGGTGAAGGCTtttcttgattgttgactttgataCAGATatacgcctacctcctggagggtaTTCTTCATCTGGCCAACTGTTTTGAAGGGGTTTTTCCCTCACCAGGGAAATGATTCTTCTGTTATCCCTCACAGTTGTTTTCAGGGGTCTTTCAGGCCTTTTGTTGCACCAGATTTgttgttcacatcaaaccttAGAATCAGGGGAAGAATGTGATCTCAGGGACTGTgtatttcaggaactgctgatctgtttttttcacacacaacaatctcacatttttttccatcattctactgtttgatgtgaacattaaccgaagctcttgacctgtatgtgaatgattttgtgcattgcactgctgctacatgattggctgactgaaTAGTTACATAAATGAGAAGggatacaggtgttcctattaaagtggctgccCTCCCAAATTTGTGTTTCACATTATCTTTAAAGCCTGCAGATGAGATCAGGCCATCGCTGCATGATTACATTTCACTGTCAGTTtcagtctttatttttattggtgTTAATCATTAAACGGGTACATTTTGTGAGCTGTTAGTTTGTTGTATTACtcaagtgatttatttaaattgaattactCCTTGTTTTGTTGCCAAGCGATGACGAGGCTGATGAGACAACCTGCAACTCTCCAGGTGACACAGAATTTGAATCAaacaaggaggaaaaaaaagaggtaaagatttttttttcttagtgtAAAAAGTTGTCTGTATATGAAGTAagtaaaatggaaagaataaaCTGATATCAGGTGTGCtgttctcttttgttttttctgggaATTGAACTTGCAGTCCTGCACTCACTTGTCTGAATCTTTTACCTTTGATCCGTAttgcaatgttttattttttccttttcctttcaaAGAACGTGTAGTATTTCTCTTAGTAaaccctctttttttctcagggTCCATCTGGACTTGAAAAACAGGATACAAAACCTGCACTTGTCCAGAAGGTACCAgtgcaaaattattaaaattcacTTTATATAGTCTAGCCCTTGTACATATGCATTAGTAGCAGATATACAGCATACTTTTTTAGCAtcatgtccattttttttccagctggGGAAAAGTGacagtacatttatttgtttttctgtcttctaACTGAGTAAATCGAGACAAAAACGGCATATAGTGCCTAATAGCAAATGCCGATATTGGTGCTGTTAGTTATGAGTGGCCAGTTTCCAATTTCTAGGACATTTTCTTTTACCTCTCTCAGCTcaggctttttttctttcttcagttaCAAACCATACTTGGCTAATAGGTTTAAGTCCAGTTTTGAACTCCTTTTTAGACAGCGCCTCTCACAGAGAAACCAGCTCACGTTAAAAAGGAAGCACAAGGTCCAAGGAACCACCACCGGGCCAAGAGAAAGCCTCCCAAAGGCATGCACCTGAACCAGAGTGATGTGACTGCCATGTCGAGCAGTGGCCCAGCCGCAGCCAGCGTTCTCAGGCAGCTGGACATGGAGCTCATCGCCATTAAACGACAGGTTTGTTCTATCCAGTCTacattcatttaacattaatCTAGCATACTGAGCATAGGCTCATTGTCATAGTGCACACTGAAGCATGTGATTGTGAAACCTCTCTGCAGATCCAGAGCATCAAACAGAACAACAGCGCCCTGAGAGAAGCGCTTGATACAGGGGTAGAGGAGTTTCGACCTCCTGAGGTAATCACACTATTCAGTTGCAGTATGTCGTACAGCTAAATGTTAGGTTTTCTTCCTGTTcttaagaatttaaaaagtgGAAGTTGAGGCACAGCTGTGACACATACAAGGATTCAGTGTTTTTAGGTGTTTAGGCTTCTGATTTTGATGATATTCGTTTTTTCCCCCCGTTATTTTCCTCAGTCTAATTTAAGCGCACTGTTTTCAAAGGTGAATCAGAAATTCAACACACGCTGGACTACAGAGGAGCAGCTTCTTGCGGTACAAGGTAaatttgcaggttttttttttttttttactggtacTTTTTGAGATTTGTTTTTCTTAGCTGTTGAAATCCTGAGCCGAGGGATAGTTAGAAAAATTTAAtggtgatagatagatagatagatagatagatagatagatagagacacaggtgatatgtgcatatatatttatatattatttttggtaaatccttttttttttcctctgatcttTCAGCTATAAGGAAATACGGAAGAGATTTCCAGGCCATTTCTGATGTCATCGGCAACAAGTCTGTGGTGCAGGTGAAGAACTTCTTTGTAAACTACCGTCGTCGCTTCAATTTGGACGAGGTGCTGCAGGAGTGGGAAGCCGAGCACGGCGTGGAAGCCTCCAAGAGCTCGGAGGAAGAGAAAATGGAGGTGTCATCTGAGGAAGGAACCACCACACCTGTACCACCAGAGGACCAGAAGGAGGTCTGAAGGTCTTGAATCAAGACAACATATTCCATATAATGTCATTAACAGTACTTATAAATACTCCAGCTGTCTAAAGTTTggtagtacttttttttttttttttttttttttttattttccatgacATTTTTGTCAACAACCCCAGACAATACTCTTAGTTGTGCAAGAAACATTTGGAGGGGAAGGAGACAGTGctgtatgtaataaaaaaacaaagcctTCCCAATGTTAAACAAAATTGGGAACTGAAAGAAAATGCTCATTCattgcttatttattaaaacattttgaaaagctGGTGTCTCCAGACTTTTACAGGAGGTGCATGTGTAATACACCAAAGCCAGGTCACTTGCATCCTGCACTTAAACAAATCAGAGAATGAAAAAGGTAATCTTAGGAACACTCTCTGAATAACAGCTTGTTCTTTTGTCCAGGAACCTATGCCCACAGAAGCACAGACCCCCTCTGCCTCTTGAGTGCCCACATGTGAGAGATCAGATGCTCCTGATCCAAATGCAATCTACAATCCAGTTGAAGGCATGTTGTGCTGAAGAGGCACCGACTCGTACCCACCATTCCCACCAGTCTCCTTGCTGCTGCTCCTTTGACTCAGCTGAAATCTATGATTCTTACATGTCCTACAAAGTGGATTCTCAACTGGCCCAACCCAGGAATAAGGATAGTCTTTACTTTTGTATTGTCACTGCCAACAGGAAATAGTCTCTCTGTCAGGTCAATGTTGTGCCTGGTGCTGCAAGCGCTGTATTCACTGAACCTTCAGAAACACCGAAGACGCTGGATGGATTTTCTGATCTTCTCAACGACAGAGGAAAGCTTGACTTCTGTTGAATAAACATTGTTTCGGTCTCCCTGATAACTTGCTAGTTACTTTAGTGTAGCATCCAACTCTTGCATAAGTTTTGTTCCTTATCAGTTTGTACAGTGATCATATTTAGTATGTTTGATTTTAGATGAGTTGTCATTATTGCTATCATGACTTAAGCTATTCATCTATTTATTTGCTTAATAAGTTGTTTGAAAGGAATTAATAGTTTTTCCAATTATGAAAGAGCCTGTATTGAAGAGATGCATAGCCTTGGTTGTATTCAAAATCCAACCTGTGATTCTGTTAATTGGTAGGACAACCAGCTTTGGTGCTGCAAGTAAAAGAGATTATTAACTGCCTTTAAAGATATGACAGTGAAGTTTGTTAGCAAAGttaggatttttatttattcatccctGTAAGGCATGTTTAACATGTAATTAAGTGATTTTCTTCTAGTGAACCAAACAAATGCAGACGTAGAATGATTTACtgcctctttttctccctcatATTGGCTCTCCCCAGTTCCTCAGTGATGCGCTACAGTGATGAATACAGACATTACTGTGGAACTGATGACGACTTGGTCTTGTTGCAGCTTGAAAGCAAATACAagttcagctttattttaaatccattttaaattctggACAGTTGGA
This genomic window contains:
- the rcor1 gene encoding REST corepressor 1 isoform X2 produces the protein MPAMLEKGTTEISGKRRGRNSVNNPTKSFTSNGNSNNSWEEGSSPSSSDDEHGAGGMRVGPQFQAVVPDYDPEVAKASQERENLGMLVWIPNQTLPESKLDEYIAIAKEKHGYNMEQALGMLFWHKHNIEKSLADLPNFTPFPDEWTVEDKVLFEQGFSFHGKTFHRIQQMLPDKSIASLVRFYYSWKKTRSKTSVMDRHARKQKRDREESDDEADETTCNSPGDTEFESNKEEKKEGPSGLEKQDTKPALVQKTAPLTEKPAHVKKEAQGPRNHHRAKRKPPKGMHLNQSDVTAMSSSGPAAASVLRQLDMELIAIKRQIQSIKQNNSALREALDTGVEEFRPPEVNQKFNTRWTTEEQLLAVQAIRKYGRDFQAISDVIGNKSVVQVKNFFVNYRRRFNLDEVLQEWEAEHGVEASKSSEEEKMEVSSEEGTTTPVPPEDQKEEPMPTEAQTPSAS
- the rcor1 gene encoding REST corepressor 1 isoform X6, producing the protein MLVWIPNQTLPESKLDEYIAIAKEKHGYNMEQALGMLFWHKHNIEKSLADLPNFTPFPDEWTVEDKVLFEQGFSFHGKTFHRIQQMLPDKSIASLVRFYYSWKKTRSKTSVMDRHARKQKRDREESDDEADETTCNSPGDTEFESNKEEKKEGPSGLEKQDTKPALVQKTAPLTEKPAHVKKEAQGPRNHHRAKRKPPKGMHLNQSDVTAMSSSGPAAASVLRQLDMELIAIKRQIQSIKQNNSALREALDTGVEEFRPPESNLSALFSKVNQKFNTRWTTEEQLLAVQAIRKYGRDFQAISDVIGNKSVVQVKNFFVNYRRRFNLDEVLQEWEAEHGVEASKSSEEEKMEVSSEEGTTTPVPPEDQKEEPMPTEAQTPSAS
- the rcor1 gene encoding REST corepressor 1 isoform X3 — its product is MPAMLEKGTTEISGKRRGRNSVNNPTKSFTSNGNSNNSWEEGSSPSSSDDEHGAGGMRVGPQFQAVVPDYDPEVAKASQERENLGMLVWIPNQTLPESKLDEYIAIAKEKHGYNMEQALGMLFWHKHNIEKSLADLPNFTPFPDEWTVEDKVLFEQGFSFHGKTFHRIQQMLPDKSIASLVRFYYSWKKTRSKTSVMDRHARKQKRDREESDDEADETTCNSPGDTEFESNKEEKKEGPSGLEKQDTKPALVQKTAPLTEKPAHVKKEAQGPRNHHRAKRKPPKGMHLNQSDVTAMSSSGPAAASVLRQLDMELIAIKRQIQSIKQNNSALREALDTGVEEFRPPESNLSALFSKVNQKFNTRWTTEEQLLAVQAIRKYGRDFQAISDVIGNKSVVQVKNFFVNYRRRFNLDEVLQEWEAEHGVEASKSSEEEKMEVSSEEGTTTPVPPEDQKEV
- the rcor1 gene encoding REST corepressor 1 isoform X1 — its product is MPAMLEKGTTEISGKRRGRNSVNNPTKSFTSNGNSNNSWEEGSSPSSSDDEHGAGGMRVGPQFQAVVPDYDPEVAKASQERENLGMLVWIPNQTLPESKLDEYIAIAKEKHGYNMEQALGMLFWHKHNIEKSLADLPNFTPFPDEWTVEDKVLFEQGFSFHGKTFHRIQQMLPDKSIASLVRFYYSWKKTRSKTSVMDRHARKQKRDREESDDEADETTCNSPGDTEFESNKEEKKEGPSGLEKQDTKPALVQKTAPLTEKPAHVKKEAQGPRNHHRAKRKPPKGMHLNQSDVTAMSSSGPAAASVLRQLDMELIAIKRQIQSIKQNNSALREALDTGVEEFRPPESNLSALFSKVNQKFNTRWTTEEQLLAVQAIRKYGRDFQAISDVIGNKSVVQVKNFFVNYRRRFNLDEVLQEWEAEHGVEASKSSEEEKMEVSSEEGTTTPVPPEDQKEEPMPTEAQTPSAS
- the rcor1 gene encoding REST corepressor 1 isoform X4, which translates into the protein MPAMLEKGTTEISGKRRGRNSVNNPTKSFTSNGNSNNSWEEGSSPSSSDDEHGAGGMRVGPQFQAVVPDYDPEVAKASQERENLGMLVWIPNQTLPESKLDEYIAIAKEKHGYNMEQALGMLFWHKHNIEKSLADLPNFTPFPDEWTVEDKVLFEQGFSFHGKTFHRIQQMLPDKSIASLVRFYYSWKKTRSKTSVMDRHARKQKRDREESDDEADETTCNSPGDTEFESNKEEKKETAPLTEKPAHVKKEAQGPRNHHRAKRKPPKGMHLNQSDVTAMSSSGPAAASVLRQLDMELIAIKRQIQSIKQNNSALREALDTGVEEFRPPESNLSALFSKVNQKFNTRWTTEEQLLAVQAIRKYGRDFQAISDVIGNKSVVQVKNFFVNYRRRFNLDEVLQEWEAEHGVEASKSSEEEKMEVSSEEGTTTPVPPEDQKEEPMPTEAQTPSAS
- the rcor1 gene encoding REST corepressor 1 isoform X5, producing MPAMLEKGTTEISGKRRGRNSVNNPTKSFTSNGNSNNSWEEGSSPSSSDDEHGAGGMRVGPQFQAVVPDYDPEVAKASQERENLGMLVWIPNQTLPESKLDEYIAIAKEKHGYNMEQALGMLFWHKHNIEKSLADLPNFTPFPDEWTVEDKVLFEQGFSFHGKTFHRIQQMLPDKSIASLVRFYYSWKKTRSKTSVMDRHARKQKRDREESDDEADETTCNSPGDTEFESNKEEKKETAPLTEKPAHVKKEAQGPRNHHRAKRKPPKGMHLNQSDVTAMSSSGPAAASVLRQLDMELIAIKRQIQSIKQNNSALREALDTGVEEFRPPEVNQKFNTRWTTEEQLLAVQAIRKYGRDFQAISDVIGNKSVVQVKNFFVNYRRRFNLDEVLQEWEAEHGVEASKSSEEEKMEVSSEEGTTTPVPPEDQKEEPMPTEAQTPSAS